One Silene latifolia isolate original U9 population chromosome 4, ASM4854445v1, whole genome shotgun sequence DNA segment encodes these proteins:
- the LOC141653085 gene encoding uncharacterized protein LOC141653085 gives MKGLGKTVMLRHHAIFPLSRMRAPTSIDPLLVKRDRAAERRTFHKEFDEAMGDESSDEVAGSSECYEEAAAEALEMSLGPGSYAQKILKNMGWKEGEGLGKSQQRMTLLPVA, from the exons ATGAAGGGACTGGGGAAGACCGTAATGCTAAGACACCATGCCATATTTCCTCTAAGCAGAATGAGAGCTCCAACCTCGATAGACCCTCTACTAGTAAAAAG GGACAGAGCTGCTGAAAGAAGAACATTTCACAAGGAGTTTGATGAGGCCATGGGAGATGAGTCATCAGATGAAGTAGCTGGATCATCAGAATGTTATGAGGAAGCTGCGGCCGAAGCCTTAGAGATGTCACTTGGACCTGGAAGTTACGCCCAAAAGATTCTCAAAAATATGGGCTGGAAAGAG GGTGAAGGACTCGGCAAAAGCCAACAAAGAATGACTTTACTACCGGTAGCTTAA
- the LOC141653083 gene encoding uncharacterized protein LOC141653083 codes for MNQEIQKDGNDQVARLLGSLVKPSSSLHPSITSHARRFKTAPICRVHLDLVQVRSGQVYKLRSPNVGYLATLSSYDASNPTKGWGFPELSNEETGEGRDAKTPFHVSFKQNESSFLDRPSTSKKHKTCIYRDRAAERRTFHKEFGEAMGDESSDEVAGSSECPEEAAAEALEMSLGAGSYAQKILKNMGWKEGEGLGKSQQGMREPLQGTANKGTAGLGWPFGRSL; via the exons ATGAATCAAGAGATCCAAAAAGACGGAAATGATCAAGTGGCCAGATTGCTCGGGTCGTTAGTGAAGCCTTCCTCCAGCCTTCATCCTTCTATAACTTCTCATGCTAGACGTTTCAAAACAGCTCCAATATGCAGGGTTCATCTTGATTTAGTGCAGGTTAGATCAG GGCAAGTGTATAAGCTGAGGAGCCCTAATGTCGGATACCTAGCTACCTTGTCAAGTTATGATGCATCAAACCCAACCAAGGGGTGGGGATTTCCTGAGCTATCCAATGAAGAGACCGGGGAAGGCCGTGATGCTAAGACACCATTCCATGTTTCCTTTAAGCAGAATGAGAGCTCCTTCCTCGATAGACCCTCTACTAGTAAAAAG CATAAAACTTGCATATATAGGGACAGAGCTGCCGAAAGAAGAACATTTCACAAGGAGTTTGGTGAGGCCATGGGAGATGAGTCATCAGATGAAGTAGCTGGATCATCAGAATGTCCTGAGGAAGCTGCTGCCGAAGCCTTAGAGATGTCACTTGGAGCGGGAAGTTACGCCCAAAAGATTCTCAAAAATATGGGCTGGAAAGAG GGTGAAGGACTTGGCAAAAGCCAACAAGGAATGAGAGAGCCACTACAGGGAACCGCGAATAAGGGTACTGCTGGTTTGGGGTGGCCTTTTGGACGGAGCTTATAA